Within the Glycine soja cultivar W05 chromosome 3, ASM419377v2, whole genome shotgun sequence genome, the region AACTTTTGCAACACAAGATTTAAAAACTTTCATTTTACCCTCTGATCCCTTAACATACTTAATGCtttccctaattttttttacagcagGACCGACTACTTTCAACCCCTCTTGAACACTAAGGTTTAAAATGTGAGCACAACATCAGATATGAAAAAATTCACCACCACTTACTAAACCATTAGTATGCAAAAGTCTTTCCTTCAAATAGTCTTGCATTTTATCATTGGAAGAAGCATCATCTAgagttaatgaaaatattttctgctCAATCCCCCattcttccaaaaaaaatcatatataacttTAGCCATCTCACGCCCCGGGTGTGGAGGaggaaaattagaaaaattaaccATTTTACCTTTCAACTTCCATTCTCTTTTATTGAGTATGATGATTATTGAGCATGATCTTCCATTCCCTAGTAGAATAAGCTTGACATCTGATGTGTGGACATCTTGTACTTCTGAGGTTATATTTCATTAACTGCGCATTATGTTGATGCAAATAGATCAAATATTGTAATAACTCTTTAAACCTTCTATGTTCAATAAAAGAGAATGGAAGATCATGCTCAATAATCATCATACATATACCACACTTTGAtctattttcatatttcttaATCTCCCAGCATGATCGAGAATAATATTTCCAACATCACTATTAGAACGCGTCTTCAAATATACATCACATTTCCCCATACGACGTTGTAAGGTTGAAGTCCCATTCTTATTGTCACCACCCACATAATCTTTCAAACAATATTTGCATTTACTCATCACTTTTCCATCACTATGCATAACAGGTTTCTCAAAATAATTCCACATATGTGATGAATAATTTCTAGCCCTCTTTTTTGACATTTTAGACTCAATAGGTTCATCTTCATGAATAACATTTCCATGCAGATCCACATCAATACTCTCATTGTCATTCTCATCAATATTAACTTCAAAAGAatccatatttaaaatttgaaataataaaattaaatgaactcaattctaaattcaaataaatcacACAAAAACTCAATTCATCTTGCCCATAACTTGCAGATCAAGAATTTCGTGGTTCATTCCCTTATCCCacgattttattatataataataattaaagaatcaCTAGTAATAGAGAACATATTAAAGAATCAACTAAGTATAATTCAGttgaaaggaaataaataattgacaagtGAAGTGTGATGGGTGTAGTaagtttgtgaaaaaaaaagtatctcTGCAACAGaattgagaaagaaaacatAGAATTGAAGAAGAAAGTACTTGAAAGTAAGAAAGTACATAGAGTGTGAACAACTGTAAATGCTCAATGATGGAATAAAATTGAATGctatttttctcaattttgaagaaaattgaTCATACTGTGATTtattaaaagaacatattttgccATGAATCACAAATATTAAAAGCAGGAACGTGAATAAGATAGGATAACATCACAAACAACAGAGAAAAGAAACTTGTCAACATGATCACATAGGCTTCCGTTGCAACAGGTCATCAAGTTcttttttcacttcttttatcaatttccaCCAcatttcccctatttatacaGTCTATATCCGAGATTATAAATAAAGATTATGAATAGTTTATCCGTATTTAGATTTTCTCTACAAAATATACTGCCAGTTCAACTACATGTCTcgtgcaaaaaagaaaagaaaatattagctCTGTTTTCATTTTGCAATTTCTATCCTTTTGGTGTTGTCAGGCTCaaactaaaattttgaaattgttaaTAGATTTCATCTCGCATGCTCTAATTCtatgttaatataatataattaattaatgcatcaaaaaatgtaaaataccaaaacaaaaacatgtgaaaaatatacaaaaaaaaactggCTTTTGTTAATGTCcttcaagaaagaaaaatgcagAGAGAAGATAGAAATATCAGCTGCAAATGTTGCAGTTGTTTCTTAAGCGCAATGGAAAAATTGAAATGTATATCTACATGTAGGAAGCTGATAGGAGCAAGGTACTTGAACAAAGGTTATAATATATGGCCTATGCCGGAGTTGATGCAAAATCTAACCTTACACTAAACACAACACGAGACTATGAGGGTCATGGATCTCACACACTATCAACAAACAACAAACAACAATTGGAGGAAGCTTTGTTCCTGAGGCCATGAAGCCGACAAAGGGAATAAAGCAATGAAGCCGagggttaaaataaaaaaaagaggtgtgAGCAGCGGATCAAAAGTTAtagatttttcacatttttcttttattttaagagtacaacaacaatgaatcagccccaacaaaaataggataaaaacaaattctagagagagaagagatgtACTTTGCATGGTGGCATGGTGGTGAGCCGAGGCTGTGCTGCTATGGTGTGTCGCGTGACTGCGTGAGCATGAGTCGCGTTCTATTTTCCTTGAAAGGGAAAGAGTCGTGTTACTGCACGCGTGCATGAGTGCGTGGTGGAGAAGAACCGTGaggagaaaaaatgtttttagccTGCTACATCCACAAGTctgtgaagagaagaagaaagaaaagtttaaagtggaagagagaaaatcaaacctaatgTAACTGGGTCACACAGATCAAACCTAATGCGGACAACCTGCGGACCCCTCAGGCCAAACCCGCATAGTCCATGGATTAAGCGGGGCGGgcccaaaaatatgacataaccatggattgtttaaaaaaattggtttctCGAGCTCTGCGCGGGTTCCGCCGGCCAATCCATGGACTTGGGCTTGTTTACCCACCCCTAGTAACAGGGAACAATCAAGCTTCCTCTGAAATGCGTCATCACAATGGAGACAGAGTCATAGTCACTGTtgacaacacaacacaacacatccTGTTGTGAAGGAGGGAACTGTAAAGATCAATGCTGGCAACAATGAAGTTCAGCTGAGTGACGTCTATCATGTTCTTGGCTTAAAGAAAAATGTCATTTATGTCTCACAAATCACTAGCTCAGGCAAGGATCTTTTTTTTGGCCCCAATAGCGTCAAAATCCTGAATGATGTGAGAAATATTGATGCTGACATCATattggaagaaaaaaggaaggattctttgtttgttttatcTGCAGGAGAGGCATATGTCAAAAGAACCAGCCAAGTTGGTAGTCCTACCCTGTGGCATGCTAGACTTGGGCATGTAGACTATCAAATGCTACAAATTATAGCATCTAATAAGCTTATTTGTGGGCTTCCAGAATTGAAATAGGTGAAGGAGGAAGTTGTTTGCCAAGGATGTCAATTTGGTAAGGCTTACAAGCTTCCATTTAAAAGTTCCAACAGAGAAAGAACCATTCCTTTCGAACTTATACACACAGATCTAATGGGGTCGACAAAAACACCTAGTTATAGTGGATGTAAATATACTATGGTACTAGGGGATGATTACACTCGATATACTTGGTTGTATTTCCTAAAGGAGAAAAGTGAAGTTACACATAAGTTTGTTATTTTCTCTGACATGGTGGAGAAGGAGTTTGATGCAAAAATCAAATGCTTGAGGAGTGACAATGGAGGTGAGTTCAACTCAACAGATTTCACAGTTTTTTGTCATGAAAAAAGGGATCCAAAGGCAATTTACTTGTCGAGATACACTGCAGCAAAATGCAGTGGCTGAAAGGAAATTAGCTCATCTAACTTCAGTGAGCTTGTCATGGATACATGACAAAAATCTGCCTCGTGAGTTATAGGCAGAAGCAATTCAATGTGCTTGTCATGTAATCAACAAGTTGCCTCCATGGACAGGCAAAGAGAAATCTCCATTTGAACTACTCTATGGGGATAAACCAGTAGTGGATTATTTTCGAGTCTTTGGAGCCATCTTCTATGTAcatattcaaaagacaataagaaGCAAATTAGATTCAAAAGCCAAGAAATGCATCTCTGTTGGTTATGCCCTTATAGAAAAGGGTGGAAATGTATGGATCCAATCACTAAGAAATTTGTTACATCTCGAAATGTAGTATTTGATGAGATTTCTTCTTAGAAAGCTGAAGAAGAGGTTGTCTCAACTGATGAGTTCAGAGGAGAAGTGCAACCAATTGCAGATGTAGATGAGCAATGAGTTACTAACGTAGAGCAACAAGGAGAGGAAAGCATTGAGTCAGCTGAAATAGATGCAGAAGAAGTAAGAAGGTCCgatagaagaaaaaaacctccaacatatttaaaaaaaattaattatattttccccTTGTAATTTATTAATCAGAATCCTCAGGCCACAACATTCATCTTTACTTTAGTAACAGGACCCTAAATTATTGAACTTTGACTGCAGAGCCGCTATGTAGCACGAATACCTTTGGTAGTTTGGTACAGTTGCCGCAGGCATGTATGCTTTCAAGGGAAACGAATtctctctattttcttttttgttcatctcttttatttttatgtttttagaaaaataaatcaaaagatgcatACTTTATGAGAATTCAAGATGAAGTAACACTAATTTTCTCAGAAAAATTCTATTCTTCTGAGAGATGTTATGAATAAATCTTCTAAGATGCCTTTTTAAAAATCACTATCACTATGGTATGACATACAGCAAAAGCGCTATCTATTGCCCATGAAACTCCTAGTACTATACAGATTAACAGAAGTGGCCAAAACTGAAATTCAGCTAAAGTACTATACAGACGATATTTCCGATGCTTTGGAATCCAGTTCTTCTTGAGGATTATTAAGAAATTCAGCTAAAGTTGGCACTTCAAAGTCAAACCTGGGGTTCCTCATTTGGCTCGGCAAGTTGATCTTCCTCTGTTATTTTCTGAAGTTCTACATTCTCCCAATCTTCGAGAACAACTATTCTATTCTTAGTTTCCCAAGTGTGGATCAATCGATCCAACCCTGGCTGCCAAATAATATCCCCCCCTTCTCCTTTCAGTATGAACTTATACTGGAATGTTTGTCCAGCAGGCATATCCTGATTACACAAAGGAAGCATATACAACATTTATAAAAGTTTTTGATCCaacaatattttcaaattctgaaCAGATTTTACTCACCAGCTCCACAGCCCATACATGTCCTTCAGACCATGTCATGGGTAATGCCTCTAAAGGGTCCCATGAACCAAGCACAGGACCACCTCCAACTATAAGAAACTGTTCACCAAAATTACAAGTCTTTTGTAACTGGAACGATACACGAACAAACTTTGATTCATCTGCACAACAAATTACAATGTTGGGATTTTGAGTTCCACGGCATATATATGTAGTAGGAAAAATACAAAAGGTCATTAGAACCCACTTGTTTGTTCACTCTGTTGAGCCTGAGGCTCCACAGTTTCCAAGTCCACCTGCAACATTTTATTCGGGCCAAGAGACTGTCTCATCAAACATGCCAAAATCTTGTACGTtctcaatttatttaatgtaaataCAACAACTAGACAACCATTTCTTAACGAATTTCCCCACATAACAGAAAAGCCAATTAGTTTGGGAACAAAACATGGATTTAGATCTTTAAATACTTTTAGTGTTGTTCTGCAATCAGAATTTGACTCTTTTAGTGTTGTTCTCCAATCAGAATTGGAGTTTTAATTAGGTAATCTATGCTAATTCTTAATGCAAAATTTATAACACGAATTATTGAGGTGAAACTCCAACTCCAATTGAAAACCAGTACTAAAAGTATTAAGAAATTGCATATAAGTTTTGTCTTTCATTTGGCTCATATCCTCTTGAATTATACAAAATCATTGAAATAAATTCTCAAGACAGTAAAGAGGCTCCACCAGTAACACCAAAGCAACAGAGAAAACTTCAAACCCGAAATATGCTGGAAAGAATCGTACCAAGCTATAAAAACAAAGTAAATTGTTGAAGTCGCCAAACATTTCAAGAAATAACCATTCCCATaaaagggaaacaaaaaaagaaagtgaaaacgGAATCAGAACCAAGAAGTCTAGCATAGCAGTAATACGAAATGTTTCGTAACAAGTTTTGGATCTACGCATACTCATACAAAAGGGAGAATATTTAGCGTGtaaaaagaaaccaaaaggtGAGAAGAAACTGGGCAAGCTACTAGGAAACACGAAATTtcagaaaaaggaaagaagaaaaaaaaacaagaaaagaaaaagaagcataTTTTGAGAACCCAACAAGAATCACCCCCACTTGAAAGCAATCATGTTCCTAACATGCAAACAAGAAACACCCCAAGAAGACCAAGAACAAACAAAAGAATTATGATAGTtccaacaaagaaaaacaaaaatgtgaaactaagcatagaaaaaaaaaagaagcaaacctGGTCCTTTGGTGGCACTGCATGAACAGGGTAAAGATCATTGTTTCGAACCAGTTTCAGGAGCAATAAATTCCAtccctttttctcatttttggaACGAATGGTGAAGCAGAATTCTGGTCTATCAGAAACACAAAGGGGAACTCTGGGAGAGAAGGGTCCTAGAGTCTCGACCATGGCCTTAGAACAAGAGCTTGTGAGGGCTTTCATCATTGGTGAAGTTTGTTGTGCCACACAACAATGAGTTTCTGGGGTGAGAGTGAGACACTGGTTTGGTTTTTAGTTCCTTTCTTCGATCGCTTTAGTAGTTGAGAATCTTGAATCTATCTGGTGCTGACGGTGAGGGTCGTTTTATATAGTGGTGGGGTTTACGCAGTTTGTTTATCCACGTGTATGTGTCATGTGGACAGGAGGTGGCATCACTGGAATTGGTTCAcggttttttaagtgaaatactattgctatattttttatttttctaaatattttaacacttttgttttataaaaatttaaacttctattttatattttaataaaagagaaaatagattatgtattaaaaatatagaatatttTTACACTGTCATTCAAttacattttataaataattatgtttcataatttttttaacttttagaataaatattttagaagtgatatatatttgatttttttttattaattgatatgtAAATCTATTTTAGACCGAAAAtacataatcattaaattatcaataataaaattatgttattagtttctcataagaaattaaaatcatgtaatttttataaaaaataaataaaactatatttaGAGAAGTTttggggaaaaaaaatatatttacattatttttacactattatttatgataaaaatggaaataaaatgagattgatctttttacctttttaacataaaagataaatatgataataacaaaaaaattgcaacaagtgtttgaaaaatatattgactCAGAAAATAAACGTAACATGTTTTTGGTATAAGTATATATTCAAAATAGTAACAATTTTACAAGAGTCTCAGTCCTTGTTTGACATAAATATGCaaaaacccgtgcctacatacagtccccaagcgacctgcggtccttgagatttctttcaatcttttaaaaatccttttacaagcaaagatccacaagggatgcaccctcccttgttctctttgaacctagtggatgcaccctccactagaatttatccacaagagatgtacactctcttgttctcagtcaaacccaagtagatgtaccctttacttgtgccacaaaggatgtaccctccaatgtgttaagacaaagatctcaggcggttaaacctttgatactttgtgaatggggatacgaaagaattctcaggtggttagtcct harbors:
- the LOC114406154 gene encoding uncharacterized protein LOC114406154 isoform X2, which translates into the protein MMKALTSSCSKAMVETLGPFSPRVPLCVSDRPEFCFTIRSKNEKKGWNLLLLKLVRNNDLYPVHAVPPKDQVDLETVEPQAQQSEQTNESKFVRVSFQLQKTCNFGEQFLIVGGGPVLGSWDPLEALPMTWSEGHVWAVELDMPAGQTFQYKFILKGEGGDIIWQPGLDRLIHTWETKNRIVVLEDWENVELQKITEEDQLAEPNEEPQLTQCFPLLVALR
- the LOC114406154 gene encoding uncharacterized protein LOC114406154 isoform X1, giving the protein MMKALTSSCSKAMVETLGPFSPRVPLCVSDRPEFCFTIRSKNEKKGWNLLLLKLVRNNDLYPVHAVPPKDQVDLETVEPQAQQSEQTNESKFVRVSFQLQKTCNFGEQFLIVGGGPVLGSWDPLEALPMTWSEGHVWAVELDMPAGQTFQYKFILKGEGGDIIWQPGLDRLIHTWETKNRIVVLEDWENVELQKITEEDQLAEPNEEPQEFIQFEDQDMSQVGKSQLNIIPILMFCNIGRTIKLSFQIFHYWLVIF